TAATTCTTGGTTTTATCTCATCATAATTAATAATCGTAGAGTCAGTCAAAATTTAATACCTCTGGAAAAGATAATTAACATTAATTTTTAACGTTTTTGATTAAGTATAAAATCCTGAATATTTTGGTTAATTGCCTGACAAATTTGGTCTAATGGTAAGTCGTTTCTATCTCTACCAAAAGGATTTTCAATTTCAAGGGCGATCGCTTCTATACCATAAACAATATAACTAACAATGGAAACAAAAGGAATAGTCCACCACTCTATTTGATCTACTAACTGAAATGGTAATACTAAACAATAAATTAAAAGTAATTGTTTTAAGTGAATACTATAGGAATTAGGGATAGGAGTTTTTAAAATTCTTTCACATCCGCCCACCATATCCATAAGTTGATTAATCAATTGTTGCATATTAGTTAATTGATATTCATTTAGATGTTTTTTTTGATATTCTTGCTGTAAATATTCTCCCAAATAGGCGGCAATTTGTAGCGGTAAATGTTGACTTGTTTGTAAGTGATGGTAATAGTAAGCAGATAACAAAGGGCGCATTTCTTCACTTATTCCCTCTGATCTTAAATGATTTTTAGTTGCGATCGCAAATACTGTCAATAAATTTAAAGCATTAATTTTATGCTCTTGATCTTGAGGTGTTTCTTCTTTAATATTAACCCATATTTGCCAAGTTAAATTACGTAAATGATTAACAATTCCCCCCCATAATTTTCGCCCTTCCCAAAAACGTTCATTAGCAGAATTAGTACGAAAAACTAATAATAAACCTAAGACAATAGTGGGTATCAAACTACTTAGAATCGGTTGTTGAACAGGAAAACCAACACTATGCAGTAAACAAATAACAAAGGAAAAAATAGCAAAAAAAAGAGCCTTTTCCCAAACATCTGGAAAAACAGAATATTTAACCCTAAATGCTTCCCTAAACCAAGGTTTTCGTTTAATAATAACAAGGGTATTAATTTTCATCTATATCTTTCCGTCCTTTGCATCCAGTTATTGTTAAACAACACCATAATTTTACCTGAGTTGGGAGTTTTTACAATTTGGGGTTGGGGTGTTAGCGGGATGAGGAGTTCGGGTTTATTAATTATTAATTATTAATTATCAACTATTCACTATTCACTATTCACTACTCGCTTTTGCCCTTTGCCTTTTTTGCTTTACCTTTACTTATATTGAACCTGAAACCTGCAGCTTGTCACCTGAAGCCTACCTTCGCTGACAATGCCAAATAAATGCGCAACTTTAGAACATAACCTAAAGGCGCCCCTTCTCAGAGAAAGAACGCCCAAAATTGACTAATATTTAGTTGTAACATTATTTATTCATAAATTATCTTAACTTAAAGTGCTACTGCTGCGATCGTAGCTACGAGCAAAATTGGATAAAGGAGCAGATTTCAAATTTTCATAATATTCGGTGTTATTTACATCCATGCCGATTTCACCAGCAACTCTACCTAACATAGATTGTTGACGATTTCTAATCATTTTATCGTGACGCATCATTAAAGCACGAGATTTTTGATTGGTGTTCATAGTCTTATCTCCTTATGAGGATTTATTGCTTACATACACCATGATAATAAATTTCTGTATAAATTGCTACCAAATACGCAAAAAGTTAAAAAACTTAACAAAAAATTGAAGAAATAGAAAATCAAGTAAAAGGGGAAGATTTTTGAGTAAATTTATTCGAGGGGGAAGAAATTAAGATAAACTAAAAATACATCTTGAGATGAATATTTTTCCATTAACTCAGCAGAGAAACCAGTGTGAATGAGCGTTATCTATTGTCTCAACCCCGATTGCGAAAATCCAGTCAACGATACCAAAACCAGAAAGTGTCGTAGTTGTCAGTCTAATTTAATCCTGAATAAACGCTATGTTGCCATCAAAAAAATAGGCAGAGGCGGTTTTGGTACGACTTATCTGGCGGTGGATATGGGACGGAAAAACACTTATTGCGTCATTAAACAACTTGAACTCGCTAAGGAAAATCCAGAAGCCTACCGTACAGCTTTAGACTTATTTAATCGGGAAGCAAAAACACTGGCAAAGTTAAATCATCCTCAAATTCCGAAACTATTGGATTATTTTGAAGAGAATAACCAATTTTACTTGATTCAAGATTTTGTATTAGGAAAAAATTTAGAGCGAGAAATCAAAAAAGGGGGAATATATCCCGAAACTACGGCAAAAAAATTTCTTCGCCAAATGTTGCCTGTATTGCAATATATACATTCAGAAAAAGTAATTCATCGAGATATAAAACCGGGGAATATTCTTCGTGAGAAAAAGACAAATAATTTATTTTTAATTGATTTTGGAGCGGTAAAAGAACAGGTTAACACTCAGTTAATGAGTCAAAATCCTGAAAGTGCCTTTACGAAAATATCTGTTGGTACAATGGGATTTGCTCCTCCTGAACAGTTGGCGATGCGTCCTGTATATTCTAGTGATATTTACGCTTTGGGGGCAACTTGTATATTTTTGTTGACAGGAAAAGCACCCAAGGATTTATGCGACAATGTGACGGGGGAGTTGGCATGGGAAAGACATACGGCAGTTAGTTCCAATTTTGCCAAGGTGTTGAATAAAATGCTAGAGTTAGACGTGCGTAAGCGTTACAGTTCCGCAGACGATGTTATTAAGGCTTTAGAGCTAGTTCCCTATGAAGAAGAATTGGCTGGTAGCATGGTCAATTTAAGTGTCAGCAAAGAGGTAAGTAGTGATGATGATGAGGATATGACTGTTACTAATTCTACTTCTCAAAATCTTGCTGATGCCATTAGAAAACGCCGGGAAAAGTTACAACAAGCTGGAGGCAATACACCAGCAAAAGCAAAGGTTAATATAAGTGCTATTCCTCCCACTCAACCGAAAGCACAACTAACTCCTGATGCCATTATGGAATATTATCGTCAGGGCGATCGCAATTTTAGTCAACAGAGTTTGAATGGATTTGATTTGGAGGGCTTTAAATTAGCGGGGGCTAGTTTTTCTCAAAGTAAACTAATTGGTGTAAATTTACAAAAAGCAAATCTTTATCGCACTAATTTTTATAATGCCAATTTAGCCCAAGCCAACTTAAAAGAAGCGGATTTAAGACGAGCGGAGTTATATAAGGCTAATTTGAAAAATGCGGATTTACAGGGTGCTAATTTAACGGCGGCGAATCTAACCAGTGCGTTGCTGAAAGATTGTAATTTAGCGGGGGCTAATTTGAAAGGGGCAAAAGTGGATGATGAGCAGTTAAAAATGGCAAAAACCAGTTGGCGCACTATTTTTCCTGATGGTAAGAGAAGATGGTGGTAATTTAATCTCAGTTAAGGTTAGGTGTCAGGTTGTAGGTTGCAGGTGTTAGGGATAGGAGGATGAGGGAAGAGGGGGAAGTAGGGGCGAATGGCCATTCGCCCGTACAGGGTTTCAGGTTTTAGGTTTGAGAAGAAAGAAAAGAGAAAGGGAAGAAGGAGTTAAGAATTAACTACTTTTAGTGTTTGTAAGCTCGAATCACTAGCTCCCGTAATTGTACCACCATGATTGATAATATTTTGGAGAGATGCGATCGCATCTTGGGTGATTAATTCTCCTGCCATGATGACGGGGATACCGGGGGGATAAGGACAAATTGTTTCCCCACTAATATGGTTAATAGCTTGACTTTGCCCTAGAGTTATTGTCTCAGCATAAAATGCCTGACGAGGGGTTATTTTTAGTTTAGGAGTGGGGAAATTTGTGATAAAAATATCATTTTGGTTTACTTTTTTACGGTATTTTTCTAACTTGGTTAAACCCTCAATTAACTTATTTATATCATCAAGATTATTCCCAATGGAAATAATAAAAGTTAAGGTTTTTAATGATGGTAACTCACAAGTAACATTGAGTTGAGTGTTTAAAATTTCATCAGCTTCATACCCTGTTAAACCCAATTTAGATACATTTATTGTCAATCTTGTCAAATCTAAATTATTAAAACTATCTTTTTTTTGTTCAAAATTTAATACTGATAAATAATCTAATTTACTCAGTTTTTCCCTTGCTATTAAGGCTAAATCTAAAGTATTTCTTAATAACGATTCTCCCTCTGTTGCCATTTGTTGTCGTGCTGAGTCCAAGGAAGCTAATAGTAAATAATTCGGGCTAGAAGATTGAACCATTTGTAAAGCTCGACTAATTTTTTCAGAAGAAACTAGACTACCTTGTAAATGCAACATAGAAGCCTGAGTCATTGCCCCTAAAACTTTATGAGTTGACTGAATAACCACATCTGCCTCTGCTTCTAGTGCTGACATAGGTAAATCTGAATGAAAGTGAAAATGTCCGCCATGAGCTTCATCAACAATCAAAGGAATGTTATAGTTATGCAAACAATAGGCTATTTCTCTCACATTTGCACAGATGCCGTGATAAGTGGGAGAAACTAAAAGTACTGCTTTAACTCTGGAATTGTTGTCTAAGGCTTTAATTATTTGTGTGGTAGAGAGATTATAAAATAAATCAAAATCTCGATCGTACTCAGGATTAATAAAAATGGGTTCTGCCCCAGACAAGATTAAACCAAAAATAGCTGATTGGTGAACATTACGAGGCAAAATTATTTTATCCCCCTCTGAACAAGTCGCCAAAATAGAGGCAATTATTCCCGATGTCGAACCGTTGGCTAAAAACCAAGTATATTCTGCCCCAAAAGCATGACTAGCTAAGTCTTGAGCTTCTTTTATAACTCCTTCTGGATTGAATAAATTATCTAATTCTGGCAACTCTGGTAAATCTGCTTTAAATACGTTTTCTCCTAATAATGCTTTAAAATGTGAGTTAATACCTCTACCCTTTTTGTGTCCGGGGGCATAAAATGGTGCTTCTTGTTTAAAAGCTAATTTACTTAGTTGAGTTAAAAGAGGAGTATTTTTTTGAGAAAAAGACATATAATATTTTCTGAGTTTAGCAAAATTTATGAATAACAATAAACTTAAGATTTAGAATTGATATAAAAGAATAATTTTTATTTTTTTTCTTAATCAAAATTTTCGATAAATATACTTAGTTTTAGCCTTTAATCGGGATCCTTTCTCAGAAAAGAATTAATTTTATAGTTGACATTTGAGAGAGAGATTTCTATACTTTCTTCATCATAATGGTAAAGTAAAATTACCTTTAATTCATGAAATAAAAGGTCAAGGGTTTCAAGTATAGCCTTTTTAGGCATTCTTAATCTTGATGGTGGTTGAAAGCTACTTTCAAAATGACCTTTGCCCTTTGTCCTTTATTCTTTTTAACTCACTTATAGCTGTGATTTATCTGAGGCTTAATTAATCAAATCCCGTGTCTATTTTTAATCAAAATTATCTGCGTTCAGAAACTAATAATAATCTGTACTCAAATGGGAAATATACTCCTGTGGTTGCGTTAAAAGAGTTAGTGGCAAGTTTACAAAGAGAACAAAACAAGATACAAAATCTTTTAAGTTCATTGAGTTTTGCCTTACGTAGCTTCAATAATCTCAATCAATTTTTAGAGTTAACCCCTTTAATGGTTGCGAGAGTTACAGATGCGGATGGTGGTGCTTTAATACTCTATCGTCAGCAAGAAATTAGTTTAGAACAAATTTACTGTCATAATAATCGTTGGCGGGAGGAAATTACTTTTTCTTTTCAAGAGTTGGTGCAGGAGATAAATACTTATTCTCAAACTTGTCAGCACGATCCTAGTTTATGTCCTGAAATAGAGTGTTTTTCGGATTTTGTTGAGTCTCAGGTACAATCACGATTTTCTCCTTTATTTCCTATTTTTAGCACTCCTATTATTGTTAAAAATGTGGAAAGAGGACGTTTTTATGTTTTTAGTCAAGATTCCGAATATGTATGGACTCAAACTCGCCGTAAGTTAGCCCAGTTAGTGGCAGATCAAACCGCAGTTGCGATCGCAAATCATGAATTAACCGTCGAATTAAGATCAAAAGAAAGACAGGATCGAGAATTAGAGATTGCCTCAGAAATCCAACTTAGATTACTACCAAGAAAATGTCCCACGATTAAAGGGTTAGAGGTAGCGGCTAAGTGTCAAACAGCCAACCGTGTGGGAGGAGATTATTACGACTTTATCCCTGTTAATTATGATCAATGGGATGAAAATAATGCCACTAACAAGAATGCTCCTTGTGAGCCTTGGAGTATCGTTATTGGGGATGTGATGGGTAAAGGTGTCCCCGCAGGATTAATTATGACTATGACAAGGGGAATGTTAAGGGCAGAGGTTTTAAACCGCCATTCTCCTTCAAGGGTGCTAGAGCATTTGAATAGGGTAATGTATCCCGATTTAGAAAATTCCCATCGCTTTGTTACACTCTTTTATTCTGAATATGATCCTCAAACTCATCTTTTACGCTATGCCAATGCCGCTCATAATCCCCCTCTGTTATGGAGAGAAGGTAAGAGTAATCTGATTCCTTTGGATACAGAAGGTATGCTTATAGGATTAGAACCTAATTCTCATTATCAAGATGATTGTTTACAGTTACAACCTAATGATACTATTTTGTACTATACCGATGGGTTAACAGATGCGGTGAATCAAAATAATCAAAGATTTGAAGAGGAAAACTTGATTAAGTGTTTTCGTTATGGTTGTGAAAACTACAACACTGCGGAGGAAATTTTAAATTACATATTAAAAACTATCGAGAATTTTATTGGGATAGGTAATCGTAATAGTGACGATATAACTTTAGTGGTGGTTAAATTTAATCCTGATCATTCTTTTACTTGTCAGTGTAGCGATTAAGAGAAGGATACAGAGGGGTTTATCTTTTTCCTTTTCCCCTAGTAAAACCAGAAAAATTTATTTTGAACTCAAATCGATTATTTTTGATATGAATGTTATTTTAATTAGTGGTGCAAGTCGTGGTATCGGTAGAAGTATTGCGGAAAAATTATTACAAGATGGTTATTACCTTAGTTTAGGGGTGAGAGAGCCAAACTATTTTCAAAACACGGTATTTGCTAATCATGAGCGAGTTTTAATTCAACCCTATGAGGCAAAAGATAAACAATCTCCCATTGATTGGGTAAAAGCGACTATCGATAAATTTGGTAGGTTGGATGGGCTGATTAATTGTGCTGGTATTTTAGAGAGAATACAATTTGAGGATGATAATGAAGAAGGACTCGATCGCCTCTTTGAAGTAAACGTGAAAGCTCCTTGGCGATTAACTAGAGAGGCTTTTCCTTATCTCAAACAATCGGGAAAAGGTAGAATTATTAATCTTGTCTCCATGTCGGGCAAAAGAGTTAAAGGTACATTAGCAGGTTATTCTATGAGTAAATTTGCATTTTTGGCACTAAGTCAAAGTATGCGTAATGCAGGTTGGGAAGATGGCATTAGGGTAACGGCGATTTGTCCTAGTTTTGTTAATACAGACATGGCAAAAGGAGTCAAATTAGATTCAGAAACTATTACTCAACCAGAAGATGTTGCCGATATTGTCAAAACAATTTTAAAGTTACCAAATACTGCTTATGTTGGTGAAGTATTGATTAATTTTGCGTTGGAAAAATAAGGAATAAATAGATATAAGGGCAAGGGGCAAACCCCCCTTTATCCCCCCTCGAGAGGGGGGAGGGCAAAGGTGTTGGGGTGAATAGTTGATAATTAATAAATAATTAAAAACTTCTAATCCCTAACTCAGGTTAAGTTAATTGGATGGTTTCTAAACACCATGATTTATCCTCGGAAATTTTTAGTAAAAGTTGATGATACTGCTTTAAACTATCTCGATGTCCAACACTGACAAAAGTAGTGTGAGTGTCAAGGAGGTGTTGATATAAAAATGTTTCATTATTGGTGTCTAAGGCACTCGTAGCTTCATCTAAAATGGCATATTGAGGTTTGTTGACCAAAATTCGGGCAAAGGCAACTCTCTGTTGCTCTCCGAGGGACAAAACTTCT
This is a stretch of genomic DNA from Cyanobacterium aponinum PCC 10605. It encodes these proteins:
- a CDS encoding bestrophin family protein, with protein sequence MKINTLVIIKRKPWFREAFRVKYSVFPDVWEKALFFAIFSFVICLLHSVGFPVQQPILSSLIPTIVLGLLLVFRTNSANERFWEGRKLWGGIVNHLRNLTWQIWVNIKEETPQDQEHKINALNLLTVFAIATKNHLRSEGISEEMRPLLSAYYYHHLQTSQHLPLQIAAYLGEYLQQEYQKKHLNEYQLTNMQQLINQLMDMVGGCERILKTPIPNSYSIHLKQLLLIYCLVLPFQLVDQIEWWTIPFVSIVSYIVYGIEAIALEIENPFGRDRNDLPLDQICQAINQNIQDFILNQKR
- a CDS encoding serine/threonine-protein kinase, which encodes MSVIYCLNPDCENPVNDTKTRKCRSCQSNLILNKRYVAIKKIGRGGFGTTYLAVDMGRKNTYCVIKQLELAKENPEAYRTALDLFNREAKTLAKLNHPQIPKLLDYFEENNQFYLIQDFVLGKNLEREIKKGGIYPETTAKKFLRQMLPVLQYIHSEKVIHRDIKPGNILREKKTNNLFLIDFGAVKEQVNTQLMSQNPESAFTKISVGTMGFAPPEQLAMRPVYSSDIYALGATCIFLLTGKAPKDLCDNVTGELAWERHTAVSSNFAKVLNKMLELDVRKRYSSADDVIKALELVPYEEELAGSMVNLSVSKEVSSDDDEDMTVTNSTSQNLADAIRKRREKLQQAGGNTPAKAKVNISAIPPTQPKAQLTPDAIMEYYRQGDRNFSQQSLNGFDLEGFKLAGASFSQSKLIGVNLQKANLYRTNFYNANLAQANLKEADLRRAELYKANLKNADLQGANLTAANLTSALLKDCNLAGANLKGAKVDDEQLKMAKTSWRTIFPDGKRRWW
- a CDS encoding aminotransferase class I/II-fold pyridoxal phosphate-dependent enzyme → MSFSQKNTPLLTQLSKLAFKQEAPFYAPGHKKGRGINSHFKALLGENVFKADLPELPELDNLFNPEGVIKEAQDLASHAFGAEYTWFLANGSTSGIIASILATCSEGDKIILPRNVHQSAIFGLILSGAEPIFINPEYDRDFDLFYNLSTTQIIKALDNNSRVKAVLLVSPTYHGICANVREIAYCLHNYNIPLIVDEAHGGHFHFHSDLPMSALEAEADVVIQSTHKVLGAMTQASMLHLQGSLVSSEKISRALQMVQSSSPNYLLLASLDSARQQMATEGESLLRNTLDLALIAREKLSKLDYLSVLNFEQKKDSFNNLDLTRLTINVSKLGLTGYEADEILNTQLNVTCELPSLKTLTFIISIGNNLDDINKLIEGLTKLEKYRKKVNQNDIFITNFPTPKLKITPRQAFYAETITLGQSQAINHISGETICPYPPGIPVIMAGELITQDAIASLQNIINHGGTITGASDSSLQTLKVVNS
- a CDS encoding GAF domain-containing SpoIIE family protein phosphatase; its protein translation is MSIFNQNYLRSETNNNLYSNGKYTPVVALKELVASLQREQNKIQNLLSSLSFALRSFNNLNQFLELTPLMVARVTDADGGALILYRQQEISLEQIYCHNNRWREEITFSFQELVQEINTYSQTCQHDPSLCPEIECFSDFVESQVQSRFSPLFPIFSTPIIVKNVERGRFYVFSQDSEYVWTQTRRKLAQLVADQTAVAIANHELTVELRSKERQDRELEIASEIQLRLLPRKCPTIKGLEVAAKCQTANRVGGDYYDFIPVNYDQWDENNATNKNAPCEPWSIVIGDVMGKGVPAGLIMTMTRGMLRAEVLNRHSPSRVLEHLNRVMYPDLENSHRFVTLFYSEYDPQTHLLRYANAAHNPPLLWREGKSNLIPLDTEGMLIGLEPNSHYQDDCLQLQPNDTILYYTDGLTDAVNQNNQRFEEENLIKCFRYGCENYNTAEEILNYILKTIENFIGIGNRNSDDITLVVVKFNPDHSFTCQCSD
- a CDS encoding SDR family NAD(P)-dependent oxidoreductase; amino-acid sequence: MNVILISGASRGIGRSIAEKLLQDGYYLSLGVREPNYFQNTVFANHERVLIQPYEAKDKQSPIDWVKATIDKFGRLDGLINCAGILERIQFEDDNEEGLDRLFEVNVKAPWRLTREAFPYLKQSGKGRIINLVSMSGKRVKGTLAGYSMSKFAFLALSQSMRNAGWEDGIRVTAICPSFVNTDMAKGVKLDSETITQPEDVADIVKTILKLPNTAYVGEVLINFALEK